From Micromonospora rifamycinica, a single genomic window includes:
- a CDS encoding carbohydrate ABC transporter permease → MAVPDTAAGTPAATRTRSPVRPSRRRPRGRGAAYWLYLLPGAALFVLVIGVPLVGTGYLSLTRWSGVGDPTFVGLANYRQLLDDEVFWASFRNTVAMIVAMVVVPTLLGLLLAAVLFDVVGRRFRPRTAAALRAAFYLPQVLPVVVAGIVWGWILRPDGAFNSVLDAVGLGALRHDWLGDPDTALPAVMAVMIWVQIGYPVVVFMAALQRVDPELYEAAEVDGAGWRHRFRAITVPQIRPETFVVALTCTIAALKVFGPIFALTRGGPENATNVPSYFAYYTFFKKLQVGYGSAISTVLTVIIVVVAVVFIGVQARSERRDRGV, encoded by the coding sequence ATGGCAGTCCCCGACACCGCCGCCGGCACACCGGCGGCGACCCGCACCCGCTCCCCCGTCCGCCCGTCCCGCCGTCGACCGCGCGGCCGGGGCGCGGCCTACTGGCTCTACCTGCTCCCCGGGGCGGCGCTGTTCGTCCTGGTCATCGGCGTGCCCCTGGTCGGCACCGGGTACCTGTCGCTGACCCGATGGTCGGGCGTCGGCGACCCCACCTTCGTCGGGTTGGCCAACTACCGGCAGTTGCTGGACGACGAGGTGTTCTGGGCGTCGTTCCGCAACACGGTGGCGATGATCGTGGCGATGGTGGTGGTGCCGACGCTGCTCGGGCTGCTGCTCGCCGCGGTGCTCTTCGACGTCGTCGGCCGGCGGTTCCGGCCCCGGACGGCGGCGGCCCTGCGGGCGGCGTTCTACCTGCCGCAGGTGCTGCCGGTGGTGGTGGCCGGCATCGTCTGGGGCTGGATCCTGCGCCCGGACGGCGCGTTCAACAGCGTGCTCGACGCGGTCGGTCTCGGGGCGCTGCGCCACGACTGGCTGGGCGACCCGGACACCGCGCTGCCGGCGGTGATGGCGGTGATGATCTGGGTGCAGATCGGCTACCCGGTGGTGGTGTTCATGGCGGCGTTGCAGCGGGTCGACCCGGAGCTCTACGAGGCGGCCGAGGTCGACGGGGCGGGCTGGCGGCACCGGTTCCGGGCGATCACCGTGCCGCAGATCCGGCCGGAGACCTTCGTGGTGGCCCTGACCTGCACCATCGCCGCGTTGAAGGTGTTCGGACCGATCTTCGCGCTGACCCGGGGCGGCCCGGAGAACGCCACCAACGTGCCGTCCTACTTCGCCTACTACACGTTCTTCAAGAAGCTCCAGGTCGGGTACGGTTCCGCGATCTCCACCGTGCTCACGGTGATCATCGTGGTGGTGGCCGTGGTCTTCATCGGGGTGCAGGCCCGCAGTGAGCGCCGGGACCGGGGGGTCTGA
- a CDS encoding extracellular solute-binding protein, protein MQRFHRIVAAIALAATATTTVAACGDDDSGDGSGARTLKLWHYEGETSAMGVGWDRAIEIFKTEHPGVEVRFERKAFEQIQQNAGMIVNSSEGPDIMEYNKGNATAGLFSSQGLLTDLSGEADKRGWADKLSPSLQTTARYSDKGVMGSGNWFGVPNYGEYVTVYYNKDLFDRNGVTVPTTLAELTAAMDTFVRKGVTPLGMAGAEYPAGQLFYQLALSKADRQFVDNYQLYKNPVDFKADPLKYGADTFAEWVRKGYVAKDSASLKAEDMGTAFIAGKTPMIVSGSWWYGRFKAEMKATWDTFLFPGNTLTAGSSGNLWVVPTNSKAKSLAYDFIDITLRPEIQDLIGNNGGIPVAGDPAKITDPKDRKLIEDFNTVSKQDGLAFYPDWPVPGYYDVLVGGFQALINGSKSPDQVLDTIAKPYADGVKEITGK, encoded by the coding sequence ATGCAGCGATTCCACCGGATCGTCGCGGCGATCGCCCTGGCGGCGACCGCGACGACCACCGTGGCCGCGTGCGGCGACGACGACAGCGGTGACGGCAGCGGGGCCAGGACCCTCAAGCTCTGGCACTACGAGGGCGAGACCAGCGCGATGGGGGTCGGCTGGGACCGGGCCATCGAGATCTTCAAGACCGAGCACCCCGGCGTCGAGGTGCGCTTCGAGCGCAAGGCGTTCGAGCAGATCCAGCAGAACGCCGGCATGATCGTCAACTCGTCCGAGGGTCCGGACATCATGGAGTACAACAAGGGCAACGCGACCGCCGGCCTGTTTTCGTCGCAGGGCCTGCTCACCGACCTCAGCGGCGAGGCGGACAAGCGCGGTTGGGCCGACAAGCTCAGCCCCAGCCTGCAGACCACCGCGCGGTACAGCGACAAGGGCGTGATGGGGTCGGGTAACTGGTTCGGCGTGCCGAACTACGGCGAGTACGTCACGGTCTACTACAACAAGGACCTGTTCGACCGCAACGGCGTCACGGTGCCGACCACGCTGGCCGAGTTGACCGCCGCGATGGACACCTTCGTGCGCAAGGGCGTCACCCCGCTGGGCATGGCCGGCGCCGAGTACCCGGCCGGGCAGCTGTTCTACCAGCTGGCCCTGTCGAAGGCCGACCGGCAGTTCGTCGACAACTACCAGCTCTACAAGAACCCCGTCGACTTCAAGGCCGACCCCCTCAAGTACGGCGCGGACACCTTCGCCGAGTGGGTGCGCAAGGGCTACGTCGCCAAGGACTCGGCGAGCCTCAAGGCCGAGGACATGGGCACCGCGTTCATCGCGGGCAAGACCCCGATGATCGTCTCCGGCAGCTGGTGGTACGGCCGGTTCAAGGCCGAGATGAAGGCCACCTGGGACACCTTCCTGTTCCCGGGCAACACCCTCACCGCCGGCTCGTCCGGCAACCTCTGGGTCGTCCCGACGAACAGCAAGGCCAAGAGCCTGGCGTACGACTTCATCGACATCACCCTGCGCCCGGAGATCCAGGATCTGATCGGGAACAACGGTGGCATCCCGGTGGCCGGCGACCCCGCGAAGATCACCGACCCGAAGGACCGCAAGCTGATCGAGGACTTCAACACGGTCAGCAAGCAGGACGGGCTGGCCTTCTACCCGGACTGGCCGGTGCCCGGCTACTACGACGTGCTGGTCGGCGGGTTCCAGGCGCTGATCAACGGGTCCAAGTCCCCCGACCAGGTGCTCGACACGATCGCCAAGCCGTACGCCGACGGCGTCAAGGAGATCACCGGCAAGTGA
- a CDS encoding carbohydrate ABC transporter permease has protein sequence MIAKVPVRRKVRDRHHRGVSRWLVLAGVTVGALVMLVPFAFMLLNAFKSPGDYSSDGPLSWPTEFYTTGLRTYWSTVNFPLKLWNSALIAGSVAVLGVVVSLLNAYALGIGRVRGRLWIVGLFLLANMLPQEALVYPLYYVAKEVGLYNTRLSVIIIFTVIQSAFGTYLLASVLGTFPRALLEAAALDGAGTWTVLWRVVFPNLRPTLAVLLIFFFIWTWNEFLIPLVMLIDNQTQTVPVALASLQGDRLMDAPTTNAGALISLVPAILFFLIFQRTLARGITAGAEK, from the coding sequence ATGATCGCCAAGGTCCCGGTCCGCCGGAAGGTGCGCGACCGGCACCACCGGGGCGTCAGCCGCTGGCTGGTGCTCGCCGGGGTCACCGTGGGCGCGCTGGTCATGCTGGTGCCGTTCGCGTTCATGCTGCTCAACGCGTTCAAGTCGCCGGGCGACTACTCGTCGGACGGCCCGCTGAGCTGGCCGACGGAGTTCTACACCACGGGCCTGCGGACATACTGGTCCACGGTGAACTTCCCGCTCAAGCTGTGGAACTCGGCGCTCATCGCCGGGTCGGTGGCGGTGCTCGGCGTCGTCGTGTCACTGCTCAACGCGTACGCGCTGGGCATCGGCCGGGTCCGCGGCCGGCTGTGGATCGTCGGGCTGTTCCTGCTGGCCAACATGCTGCCGCAGGAGGCGTTGGTCTACCCGCTGTACTACGTCGCCAAGGAGGTCGGCCTCTACAACACCCGACTGTCGGTGATCATCATCTTCACCGTCATCCAGAGCGCCTTCGGCACCTACCTGCTCGCCTCGGTGCTCGGCACCTTCCCGCGGGCACTGCTGGAGGCCGCCGCGCTGGACGGCGCCGGCACGTGGACGGTGCTGTGGCGGGTGGTCTTCCCCAACCTGCGACCCACCCTCGCCGTCCTGCTGATCTTCTTCTTCATCTGGACCTGGAACGAGTTCCTCATCCCGCTGGTCATGCTGATCGACAACCAGACCCAGACCGTCCCGGTGGCCCTCGCGTCGTTGCAGGGCGACCGGCTGATGGACGCCCCGACGACCAACGCCGGCGCACTGATCAGCCTGGTGCCGGCCATCCTGTTCTTCCTCATCTTCCAGCGCACCCTGGCGCGCGGCATCACGGCAGGAGCCGAGAAGTGA